The Ascaphus truei isolate aAscTru1 chromosome 3, aAscTru1.hap1, whole genome shotgun sequence genome includes a region encoding these proteins:
- the SMARCD1 gene encoding SWI/SNF-related matrix-associated actin-dependent regulator of chromatin subfamily D member 1 isoform X1 — protein sequence MAARAGFQSVTPGGTGSPATAAQGPGTPGPAVRMGPAPGQGLYRSPMPGAAYPRPGILPGSRMTPQGPAMGPPGYGGSPVARPGMSQSGMEQSRKRPAQQQIQQVQQQQASQNRNHSAKKKKMADKILPQRIRELVPESQAYMDLLAFERKLDQTIMRKRLDIQEALKRPIKQKRKLRIFISNTFNPAKSDAEDGEGTVASWELRVEGRLLEDAALSKYDATKQKRKFSSFFKSLVIELDKDLYGPDNHLVEWHRTATTQETDGFQVKRPGDVNVRCTVLLMLDYQPPQFKLDPRLARLLGIHTQTRPVIIQALWQYIKTHKLQDPHEREFIVCDKYLQQIFESQRMKFSEIPQRLHALLMPPEPIIINHVISVDPNDQKKTACYDIDVEVDDTLKTQMNSFLLSTSSQQEIAALDNKIHETIETINQLKIQREFMLSFARDPQGFINDWLQSQCRDLKTMTDVVGNPEEERRAEFYFQPWAREAVYRYFYSKVQQRRQELEQALGIRNT from the exons ATGGCGGCGCGCGCTGGGTTCCAGTCGGTGACTCCGGGGGGGACCGGTTCGCCGGCTACGGCGGCGCAGGGACCCGGGACCCCCGGTCCGGCCGTGAGGATGGGGCCCGCTCCGGGGCAGGGGCTGTACCGCTCCCCCATGCCAGGAGCCGCCTACCCG CGACCCGGGATTCTCCCAGGTAGTCGGATGACCCCTCAGGGACCAGCCATGGGACCCCCTGGTTATGGTGGAAGCCCAGTGGCACGACCAGGGATGTCCCAGTCAGGCATGGAACAGTCCCGTAAACGACCTGCACAACAGCAAATTCAGCAGGTGCAGCAGCAACAGGCGTCTCAGAATAGGAACCACAG tgctaAAAAGAAGAAAATGGCGGATAAGATTCTACCTCAGAGG ATTCGGGAGTTGGTACCGGAATCACAGGCTTATATGGATTTATTGGCGTTTGAGAGAAAGTTGGATCAGACAATTATGAGAAAACGTCTAGATATTCAGGAAGCCCTTAAAAGACCTATCAAG CAAAAGCGGAAACTTCGAATCTTCATCTCTAACACATTTAACCCAGCAAAATCTGATGCCGAGgacggggaggggacagtggcatCCTGGGAGCTGCGTGTGGAGGGACGACTCCTTGAGGAT GCTGCTCTGTCCAAATATGATGCTACTAAACAAAAGAGGAAATTCTCATCCTTCTTCAAGTCTCTGGTCATTGAGCTAGACAAGGACCTGTATGGGCCAGATAATCATCTGGTGGAG TGGCACAGAACGGCCACCACGCAGGAGACTGATGGGTTTCAGGTGAAGCGCCCGGGGGATGTGAACGTGCGCTGCACTGTATTATTGATGCTAGATTATCAG CCTCCGCAGTTTAAACTGGACCCCCGCCTGGCTCGCCTTCTTGGAATCCACACCCAGACTCGTCCGGTCATCATTCAAGCTCTGTGGCAGTACATTAAAACTCATAAACTACAGGATCCTCATGAACGGGAATTTATCGTCTGTGACAAATATCTGCAGCAG ATATTTGAGTCTCAGAGGATGAAGTTCTCAGAAATACCTCAGCGACTTCATGCCCTCCTCATGCCTCCGGAGCCTATAATAATTAATCATGTCATCAG cgTGGACCCCAATGACCAGAAGAAGACTGCTTGTTATGATATTGATGTGGAAGTGGACGATACTCTGAAAACTCAAATGAATTCTTTCCTTCTCTCCACATCCAGTCAGCAGGAGATAGCGGCCCTGGACAACAAG ATCCATGAGACGATTGAAACTATTAACCAGCTGAAGATTCAGAGGGAATTTATGCTGAGCTTTGCCCGTGACCCACAGGGATTCATAAACGACTGGCTGCAGTCACAGTGCCGTGACCTCAAG ACTATGACTGATGTTGTGGGTAATCCAGAAGAGGAGCGCAGAGCAGAGTTTTATTTCCAACCCTGGGCTCGGGAGGCTGTGTATCGATACTTCTACTCCAAG GTGCAGCAAAGGCGCCAGGAGCTAGAACAGGCTCTTGGGATCCGAAACACATAA
- the SMARCD1 gene encoding SWI/SNF-related matrix-associated actin-dependent regulator of chromatin subfamily D member 1 isoform X2, with protein MTPQGPAMGPPGYGGSPVARPGMSQSGMEQSRKRPAQQQIQQVQQQQASQNRNHSAKKKKMADKILPQRIRELVPESQAYMDLLAFERKLDQTIMRKRLDIQEALKRPIKQKRKLRIFISNTFNPAKSDAEDGEGTVASWELRVEGRLLEDAALSKYDATKQKRKFSSFFKSLVIELDKDLYGPDNHLVEWHRTATTQETDGFQVKRPGDVNVRCTVLLMLDYQPPQFKLDPRLARLLGIHTQTRPVIIQALWQYIKTHKLQDPHEREFIVCDKYLQQIFESQRMKFSEIPQRLHALLMPPEPIIINHVISVDPNDQKKTACYDIDVEVDDTLKTQMNSFLLSTSSQQEIAALDNKIHETIETINQLKIQREFMLSFARDPQGFINDWLQSQCRDLKTMTDVVGNPEEERRAEFYFQPWAREAVYRYFYSKVQQRRQELEQALGIRNT; from the exons ATGACCCCTCAGGGACCAGCCATGGGACCCCCTGGTTATGGTGGAAGCCCAGTGGCACGACCAGGGATGTCCCAGTCAGGCATGGAACAGTCCCGTAAACGACCTGCACAACAGCAAATTCAGCAGGTGCAGCAGCAACAGGCGTCTCAGAATAGGAACCACAG tgctaAAAAGAAGAAAATGGCGGATAAGATTCTACCTCAGAGG ATTCGGGAGTTGGTACCGGAATCACAGGCTTATATGGATTTATTGGCGTTTGAGAGAAAGTTGGATCAGACAATTATGAGAAAACGTCTAGATATTCAGGAAGCCCTTAAAAGACCTATCAAG CAAAAGCGGAAACTTCGAATCTTCATCTCTAACACATTTAACCCAGCAAAATCTGATGCCGAGgacggggaggggacagtggcatCCTGGGAGCTGCGTGTGGAGGGACGACTCCTTGAGGAT GCTGCTCTGTCCAAATATGATGCTACTAAACAAAAGAGGAAATTCTCATCCTTCTTCAAGTCTCTGGTCATTGAGCTAGACAAGGACCTGTATGGGCCAGATAATCATCTGGTGGAG TGGCACAGAACGGCCACCACGCAGGAGACTGATGGGTTTCAGGTGAAGCGCCCGGGGGATGTGAACGTGCGCTGCACTGTATTATTGATGCTAGATTATCAG CCTCCGCAGTTTAAACTGGACCCCCGCCTGGCTCGCCTTCTTGGAATCCACACCCAGACTCGTCCGGTCATCATTCAAGCTCTGTGGCAGTACATTAAAACTCATAAACTACAGGATCCTCATGAACGGGAATTTATCGTCTGTGACAAATATCTGCAGCAG ATATTTGAGTCTCAGAGGATGAAGTTCTCAGAAATACCTCAGCGACTTCATGCCCTCCTCATGCCTCCGGAGCCTATAATAATTAATCATGTCATCAG cgTGGACCCCAATGACCAGAAGAAGACTGCTTGTTATGATATTGATGTGGAAGTGGACGATACTCTGAAAACTCAAATGAATTCTTTCCTTCTCTCCACATCCAGTCAGCAGGAGATAGCGGCCCTGGACAACAAG ATCCATGAGACGATTGAAACTATTAACCAGCTGAAGATTCAGAGGGAATTTATGCTGAGCTTTGCCCGTGACCCACAGGGATTCATAAACGACTGGCTGCAGTCACAGTGCCGTGACCTCAAG ACTATGACTGATGTTGTGGGTAATCCAGAAGAGGAGCGCAGAGCAGAGTTTTATTTCCAACCCTGGGCTCGGGAGGCTGTGTATCGATACTTCTACTCCAAG GTGCAGCAAAGGCGCCAGGAGCTAGAACAGGCTCTTGGGATCCGAAACACATAA